A genomic region of Pelodiscus sinensis isolate JC-2024 chromosome 1, ASM4963464v1, whole genome shotgun sequence contains the following coding sequences:
- the DNAJB9 gene encoding dnaJ homolog subfamily B member 9: protein MATTQSVFTFALCILMITELILATENYYDILGVPKNASDRQIKKAFHKLAMKYHPDKNKSPGAEAKFREIAEAYETLSDENKRKEYDQFGYGGGQGNNGSPFQQSFNFNFDDLFKDFDFFGQKQNPRSKKHFENHFRSHREAHSRQRRSFQDFSFGGGLFDDVFEDMEKMFSFSGFDSAHQHTVRTDSRFHGSSKHCRTVTQRRGNMVTTYTDCSGQ from the exons ATGGCTACCACACAGTCTGTCTTCACCTTTGCGCTCTGCATTTTAATGATAACTGAATTGATATTGGCTACAGAAAACTACTATGACATTTTAGGAGTTCCAAAAAATGCATCTGACCGCCAGATCAAAAAGGCATTTCACAAACTGGCCATGAAGTACCACCCAGACAAAAATAAGAGTCCTGGTGCAGAAGCAAAATTCAGAGAAATTGCAGAAG CTTATGAAACATTATCGGATGAGAATAAACGAAAAGAATATGACCAGTTTGGCTATGGTGGAGGACAAGGAAATAATGGAAGCCCATTTCAACAATCATTTAATTTCAACTTTGATGACTTGTTcaaagattttgacttttttggtCAAAAGCAAAACCCGCGATCAAAGAAGCATTTTGAAAATCACTTCCGGAGTCATCGGGAGGCTCACAGCAGACAAAGACGTTCTTTCCAAGATTTCTCCTTTGGAGGTGGACTGTTTGATGATGTGTTTGAAGATatggaaaaaatgttttcattcagTGGTTTCGACAGTGCACACCAGCACACTGTGCGAACTGACAGCAGATTCCATGGATCTAGCAAGCATTGTAGGACTGTCACTCAGCGCCGAGGAAACATGGTTACTACATACACAGACTGTTCTGGACAATAA